In one window of Vulpes vulpes isolate BD-2025 chromosome 1, VulVul3, whole genome shotgun sequence DNA:
- the DDR1 gene encoding epithelial discoidin domain-containing receptor 1 isoform X4: MRCCLHPLRPEESGAMGPGALSSLLLVLLLLLLVATGDADMKGHFDPAKCRYALGMQDRTIPDGDISASSSWSDSTAARHSRLESSDGDGAWCPAGPVFPKEEEYLQVDLRRLHLVALVGTQGRHAGGLGKEFSPSYRLRYSRDGHRWMDWRDRWGQEVILGNEDPGGVVLKDLGPPMVARLVRFYPRADRVMSVCLRVELYGCLWKDGLLSYTAPVGQTMYLSQAVHLNDSTYDGHTTHTVGGLLYGGLGQLADGVVGLDDFRKSQELRVWPGYDYVGWSNHSFLGGYVEMEFEFDRLRAFQAMQVHCNNMHTLGARLPGGVECRFKRGPAMAWEGEPVRHALGGSLGDPRARAVSVPLGGRVGRFLQCRFLFAGPWLLFSEISFISDIVNDSSPALGGTFPPAPWWPPGPPPTNFSSLELEPRGQQPVAKAEGSPTAILIGCLVAIILLLLLIIALMLWRLHWRRLLSKAERRVLEEELTVHLSVPGDTILINNRPGPLEPPPYQEPRPRGNPPHSAPSVPNGSALLLSNPAYRLLLATYARPPRGPGPPTPAWAKPTNTQACSGDYMEPEKPGAPLLPPPPQNSVPHYAEADIVTLQGVTGGNTYAVPALPPGAAGDGPPRVDFPRSRLRFKEKLGEGQFGEVHLCEVENPQDLVSLDFPLNVCKGHPLLVAVKILRPDATKNARNDFLKEVKIMSRLKDPNIIRLLGVCVQDDPLCMITDYMENGDLNQFLSAHQLEDKAAEGAPRDREAAQGPTISYPMLLHVAAQIASGMRYLATLNFVHRDLATRNCLVGENFTIKIADFGMSRNLYAGDYYRVQGRAVLPIRWMAWECILMGKFTTASDVWAFGVTLWEVLMLCRAQPFGQLTDEQVIENAGEFFRDQGRQVYLSRPPSCPLGLYELMLRCWSREPEQRPSFSQLHRFLAEDALNTV; encoded by the exons ATG AGATGCTGCCTCCACCCCCTTAGGCCTGAAGAGTCAGGAGCTATGGGACCAGGGGCCCTCTCATCTctactgctggtgctgctgctgctactcttAGTGGCAACTGGAGATGCTGATATGAAGGGACATTTTGACCCTG CCAAGTGCCGCTATGCCCTGGGCATGCAGGACAGGACCATTCCAGATGGTGACATATCTGCCTCCAGCTCTTGGTCAGACTCCACTGCTGCACGCCACAGCAG GCTGGAGAGTAGCGACGGGGATGGGGCATGGTGCCCCGCAGGGCCAGTCTTTCCAAAGGAGGAGGAGTACCTGCAGGTGGATCTGCGGCGGCTGCACCTGGTGGCTTTGGTGGGCACCCAGGGGCGGCATGCTGGAGGCCTGGGCAAGGAGTTCTCCCCCAGCTACCGGTTGCGTTACTCCCGGGACGGCCACCGCTGGATGGACTGGAGGGACCGCTGGGGTCAGGAG GTGATTTTAGGTAATGAGGACCCTGGGGGAGTGGTGCTGAAGGACCTCGGACCCCCCATGGTGGCCCGGCTGGTTCGCTTTTACCCCCGGGCTGACCGGGTCATGAGTGTCTGTCTGCGGGTGGAGCTCTATGGCTGCCTCTGGAAGG aTGGACTCCTGTCTTACACGGCCCCCGTGGGGCAGACGATGTACTTGTCCCAGGCAGTACACCTCAACGACTCCACCTATGATGGGCACACCACACACACTGTTGGCGG GTTGCTGTACGGAGGTCTGGGGCAGCTGGCAGATGGTGTGGTGGGGCTGGATGACTTTAGGAAGAGCCAGGAACTGCGGGTCTGGCCAGGCTATGACTATGTGGGATGGAGCAACCACAGCTTCCTGGGTGGCTACGTGGAGATGGAGTTTGAATTTGACCGGCTCAGGGCTTTCCAGGCCATGCAG gTCCACTGTAACAACATGCACACCCTGGGAGCCCGCCTGCCTGGTGGGGTGGAATGTCGCTTCAAGCGGGGCCCTGCCATGGCCTGGGAGGGGGAGCCTGTGCGCCACGccctggggggcagcctgggggacCCCAGAGCCCGGGCTGTGTCAGTGCCCCTGGGCGGCCGTGTGGGCCGCTTTCTGCAGTGCCGCTTCCTCTTTGCTGGGCCTTGGTTACTCTTCAGTGAAATCTCCTTCATCTCTG ATATTGTAAATGATTCCTCTCCAGCTCTGGGGGGCACTTTCCCACCAGCTCCCTGGTGGCCACCTGGTCCACCTCCCACCAACTTCAGCAGTTTGG AGCTGGAGCCTAGAGGCCAACAGCCTGTGGCCAAGGCTGAGGGGAGCCCAACTGCCATCCTCATTGGCTGCCTGGTGGCCATCATCTTGTTGCTGCTGCTCATCATTGCCCTCATGCTCTGGCGGCTGCACTGGCGCCGGCTCCTCAGCAAG GCCGAGCGCCGGGTGTTAGAAGAGGAACTGACGGTTCATCTCTCTGTCCCGGGAGACACCATCCTAATCAACAACCGCCCAGGCCCTCTTGAGCCACCCCCCTACCAAGAGCCCCGACCTCGTGGGAATCCACCCCACTCTGCTCCCAGTGTCCCCAATGGCTCTG CGTTGCTGCTCTCCAATCCAGCCTACCGCCTCCTTCTGGCCACTTACGCCCGTCCCCCTCGGGGCCCTGGCCCCCCCACACCCGCCTGGGCCAAACCCACCAACACCCAGG CCTGCAGTGGGGACTATATGGAGCCTGAGAAGCCGGGTGCCCCActtctgcccccacctccccagaaCAGCGTCCCCCATTATGCCGAGGCTGACATTGTCACCCTGCAGGGCGTCACCGGGGGCAACACCTATGCTGTGCCCGCGCTGcccccaggggctgctggggatGGGCCTCCCAGAGTGGATTTCCCTCGATCTCGGCTCCGCTTCAAGGAGAAGCTTGGCGAGGGCCAGTTTGGGGAG GTGCACCTGTGTGAGGTAGAGAACCCGCAAGATCTGGTCAGTCTTGATTTTCCCCTTAATGTGTGCAAGGGACACCCTTTACTGGTAGCTGTCAAGATCCTACGGCCAGATGCCACCAAGAATGCCAG GAATGATTTCCTGAAGGAGGTGAAGATCATGTCGAGGCTGAAGGACCCAAACATCATCCGGCTCCTGGGCGTGTGTGTGCAGGATGACCCCCTCTGCATGATTACTGATTATATGGAGAATGGTGACCTTAACCAGTTCCTCAGTGCCCACCAGCTAGAAGACAAGGCGGCTGAGGGGGCCCCCAGGGACAGGGAGGCTGCCCAGGGGCCCACCATCAG CTACCCCATGCTGCTACATGTGGCGGCTCAGATTGCCTCAGGCATGCGCTATCTGGCCACACTCAACTTTGTGCATCGGGACCTGGCCACAAGGAACTGCCTGGTTGGGGAAAATTTCACCATCAAAATTGCTGATTTTGGCATGAGCCGGAACCTCTACGCTGGGGACTATTACCGCGTGCAAGGCCGGGCAGTGCTGCCCATCCGGTGGATGGCCTGGGAGTGCATCCTCATG GGGAAGTTCACAACTGCAAGTGACGTGTGGGCCTTTGGGGTGACCCTGTGGGAGGTACTGATGCTCTGCCGTGCCCAGCCCTTTGGACAGCTCACTGATGAGCAAGTCATTGAGAATGCAGGGGAGTTCTTCCGGGACCAGGGCCGTCAG GTGTACCTGTCTCGGCCCCCTTCCTGCCCGCTGGGCCTGTATGAGCTGATGCTCCGCTGCTGGAGCCGGGAGCCTGAGCAGCGACCATCCTTTTCCCAGCTACATCGGTTCCTGGCAGAAGATGCGCTCAACACGGTGTGA
- the DDR1 gene encoding epithelial discoidin domain-containing receptor 1 isoform X3, translating to MVTAKPAAAGRGSCSQPRERRTKPGAWATPGLEPGGLSRGTGTQENPELERCCLHPLRPEESGAMGPGALSSLLLVLLLLLLVATGDADMKGHFDPAKCRYALGMQDRTIPDGDISASSSWSDSTAARHSRLESSDGDGAWCPAGPVFPKEEEYLQVDLRRLHLVALVGTQGRHAGGLGKEFSPSYRLRYSRDGHRWMDWRDRWGQEVILGNEDPGGVVLKDLGPPMVARLVRFYPRADRVMSVCLRVELYGCLWKDGLLSYTAPVGQTMYLSQAVHLNDSTYDGHTTHTVGGLLYGGLGQLADGVVGLDDFRKSQELRVWPGYDYVGWSNHSFLGGYVEMEFEFDRLRAFQAMQVHCNNMHTLGARLPGGVECRFKRGPAMAWEGEPVRHALGGSLGDPRARAVSVPLGGRVGRFLQCRFLFAGPWLLFSEISFISDIVNDSSPALGGTFPPAPWWPPGPPPTNFSSLELEPRGQQPVAKAEGSPTAILIGCLVAIILLLLLIIALMLWRLHWRRLLSKAERRVLEEELTVHLSVPGDTILINNRPGPLEPPPYQEPRPRGNPPHSAPSVPNGSACSGDYMEPEKPGAPLLPPPPQNSVPHYAEADIVTLQGVTGGNTYAVPALPPGAAGDGPPRVDFPRSRLRFKEKLGEGQFGEVHLCEVENPQDLVSLDFPLNVCKGHPLLVAVKILRPDATKNARNDFLKEVKIMSRLKDPNIIRLLGVCVQDDPLCMITDYMENGDLNQFLSAHQLEDKAAEGAPRDREAAQGPTISYPMLLHVAAQIASGMRYLATLNFVHRDLATRNCLVGENFTIKIADFGMSRNLYAGDYYRVQGRAVLPIRWMAWECILMGKFTTASDVWAFGVTLWEVLMLCRAQPFGQLTDEQVIENAGEFFRDQGRQVYLSRPPSCPLGLYELMLRCWSREPEQRPSFSQLHRFLAEDALNTV from the exons AGATGCTGCCTCCACCCCCTTAGGCCTGAAGAGTCAGGAGCTATGGGACCAGGGGCCCTCTCATCTctactgctggtgctgctgctgctactcttAGTGGCAACTGGAGATGCTGATATGAAGGGACATTTTGACCCTG CCAAGTGCCGCTATGCCCTGGGCATGCAGGACAGGACCATTCCAGATGGTGACATATCTGCCTCCAGCTCTTGGTCAGACTCCACTGCTGCACGCCACAGCAG GCTGGAGAGTAGCGACGGGGATGGGGCATGGTGCCCCGCAGGGCCAGTCTTTCCAAAGGAGGAGGAGTACCTGCAGGTGGATCTGCGGCGGCTGCACCTGGTGGCTTTGGTGGGCACCCAGGGGCGGCATGCTGGAGGCCTGGGCAAGGAGTTCTCCCCCAGCTACCGGTTGCGTTACTCCCGGGACGGCCACCGCTGGATGGACTGGAGGGACCGCTGGGGTCAGGAG GTGATTTTAGGTAATGAGGACCCTGGGGGAGTGGTGCTGAAGGACCTCGGACCCCCCATGGTGGCCCGGCTGGTTCGCTTTTACCCCCGGGCTGACCGGGTCATGAGTGTCTGTCTGCGGGTGGAGCTCTATGGCTGCCTCTGGAAGG aTGGACTCCTGTCTTACACGGCCCCCGTGGGGCAGACGATGTACTTGTCCCAGGCAGTACACCTCAACGACTCCACCTATGATGGGCACACCACACACACTGTTGGCGG GTTGCTGTACGGAGGTCTGGGGCAGCTGGCAGATGGTGTGGTGGGGCTGGATGACTTTAGGAAGAGCCAGGAACTGCGGGTCTGGCCAGGCTATGACTATGTGGGATGGAGCAACCACAGCTTCCTGGGTGGCTACGTGGAGATGGAGTTTGAATTTGACCGGCTCAGGGCTTTCCAGGCCATGCAG gTCCACTGTAACAACATGCACACCCTGGGAGCCCGCCTGCCTGGTGGGGTGGAATGTCGCTTCAAGCGGGGCCCTGCCATGGCCTGGGAGGGGGAGCCTGTGCGCCACGccctggggggcagcctgggggacCCCAGAGCCCGGGCTGTGTCAGTGCCCCTGGGCGGCCGTGTGGGCCGCTTTCTGCAGTGCCGCTTCCTCTTTGCTGGGCCTTGGTTACTCTTCAGTGAAATCTCCTTCATCTCTG ATATTGTAAATGATTCCTCTCCAGCTCTGGGGGGCACTTTCCCACCAGCTCCCTGGTGGCCACCTGGTCCACCTCCCACCAACTTCAGCAGTTTGG AGCTGGAGCCTAGAGGCCAACAGCCTGTGGCCAAGGCTGAGGGGAGCCCAACTGCCATCCTCATTGGCTGCCTGGTGGCCATCATCTTGTTGCTGCTGCTCATCATTGCCCTCATGCTCTGGCGGCTGCACTGGCGCCGGCTCCTCAGCAAG GCCGAGCGCCGGGTGTTAGAAGAGGAACTGACGGTTCATCTCTCTGTCCCGGGAGACACCATCCTAATCAACAACCGCCCAGGCCCTCTTGAGCCACCCCCCTACCAAGAGCCCCGACCTCGTGGGAATCCACCCCACTCTGCTCCCAGTGTCCCCAATGGCTCTG CCTGCAGTGGGGACTATATGGAGCCTGAGAAGCCGGGTGCCCCActtctgcccccacctccccagaaCAGCGTCCCCCATTATGCCGAGGCTGACATTGTCACCCTGCAGGGCGTCACCGGGGGCAACACCTATGCTGTGCCCGCGCTGcccccaggggctgctggggatGGGCCTCCCAGAGTGGATTTCCCTCGATCTCGGCTCCGCTTCAAGGAGAAGCTTGGCGAGGGCCAGTTTGGGGAG GTGCACCTGTGTGAGGTAGAGAACCCGCAAGATCTGGTCAGTCTTGATTTTCCCCTTAATGTGTGCAAGGGACACCCTTTACTGGTAGCTGTCAAGATCCTACGGCCAGATGCCACCAAGAATGCCAG GAATGATTTCCTGAAGGAGGTGAAGATCATGTCGAGGCTGAAGGACCCAAACATCATCCGGCTCCTGGGCGTGTGTGTGCAGGATGACCCCCTCTGCATGATTACTGATTATATGGAGAATGGTGACCTTAACCAGTTCCTCAGTGCCCACCAGCTAGAAGACAAGGCGGCTGAGGGGGCCCCCAGGGACAGGGAGGCTGCCCAGGGGCCCACCATCAG CTACCCCATGCTGCTACATGTGGCGGCTCAGATTGCCTCAGGCATGCGCTATCTGGCCACACTCAACTTTGTGCATCGGGACCTGGCCACAAGGAACTGCCTGGTTGGGGAAAATTTCACCATCAAAATTGCTGATTTTGGCATGAGCCGGAACCTCTACGCTGGGGACTATTACCGCGTGCAAGGCCGGGCAGTGCTGCCCATCCGGTGGATGGCCTGGGAGTGCATCCTCATG GGGAAGTTCACAACTGCAAGTGACGTGTGGGCCTTTGGGGTGACCCTGTGGGAGGTACTGATGCTCTGCCGTGCCCAGCCCTTTGGACAGCTCACTGATGAGCAAGTCATTGAGAATGCAGGGGAGTTCTTCCGGGACCAGGGCCGTCAG GTGTACCTGTCTCGGCCCCCTTCCTGCCCGCTGGGCCTGTATGAGCTGATGCTCCGCTGCTGGAGCCGGGAGCCTGAGCAGCGACCATCCTTTTCCCAGCTACATCGGTTCCTGGCAGAAGATGCGCTCAACACGGTGTGA
- the DDR1 gene encoding epithelial discoidin domain-containing receptor 1 isoform X1, producing MVTAKPAAAGRGSCSQPRERRTKPGAWATPGLEPGGLSRGTGTQENPELERCCLHPLRPEESGAMGPGALSSLLLVLLLLLLVATGDADMKGHFDPAKCRYALGMQDRTIPDGDISASSSWSDSTAARHSRLESSDGDGAWCPAGPVFPKEEEYLQVDLRRLHLVALVGTQGRHAGGLGKEFSPSYRLRYSRDGHRWMDWRDRWGQEVILGNEDPGGVVLKDLGPPMVARLVRFYPRADRVMSVCLRVELYGCLWKDGLLSYTAPVGQTMYLSQAVHLNDSTYDGHTTHTVGGLLYGGLGQLADGVVGLDDFRKSQELRVWPGYDYVGWSNHSFLGGYVEMEFEFDRLRAFQAMQVHCNNMHTLGARLPGGVECRFKRGPAMAWEGEPVRHALGGSLGDPRARAVSVPLGGRVGRFLQCRFLFAGPWLLFSEISFISDIVNDSSPALGGTFPPAPWWPPGPPPTNFSSLELEPRGQQPVAKAEGSPTAILIGCLVAIILLLLLIIALMLWRLHWRRLLSKAERRVLEEELTVHLSVPGDTILINNRPGPLEPPPYQEPRPRGNPPHSAPSVPNGSALLLSNPAYRLLLATYARPPRGPGPPTPAWAKPTNTQACSGDYMEPEKPGAPLLPPPPQNSVPHYAEADIVTLQGVTGGNTYAVPALPPGAAGDGPPRVDFPRSRLRFKEKLGEGQFGEVHLCEVENPQDLVSLDFPLNVCKGHPLLVAVKILRPDATKNARNDFLKEVKIMSRLKDPNIIRLLGVCVQDDPLCMITDYMENGDLNQFLSAHQLEDKAAEGAPRDREAAQGPTISYPMLLHVAAQIASGMRYLATLNFVHRDLATRNCLVGENFTIKIADFGMSRNLYAGDYYRVQGRAVLPIRWMAWECILMGKFTTASDVWAFGVTLWEVLMLCRAQPFGQLTDEQVIENAGEFFRDQGRQVYLSRPPSCPLGLYELMLRCWSREPEQRPSFSQLHRFLAEDALNTV from the exons AGATGCTGCCTCCACCCCCTTAGGCCTGAAGAGTCAGGAGCTATGGGACCAGGGGCCCTCTCATCTctactgctggtgctgctgctgctactcttAGTGGCAACTGGAGATGCTGATATGAAGGGACATTTTGACCCTG CCAAGTGCCGCTATGCCCTGGGCATGCAGGACAGGACCATTCCAGATGGTGACATATCTGCCTCCAGCTCTTGGTCAGACTCCACTGCTGCACGCCACAGCAG GCTGGAGAGTAGCGACGGGGATGGGGCATGGTGCCCCGCAGGGCCAGTCTTTCCAAAGGAGGAGGAGTACCTGCAGGTGGATCTGCGGCGGCTGCACCTGGTGGCTTTGGTGGGCACCCAGGGGCGGCATGCTGGAGGCCTGGGCAAGGAGTTCTCCCCCAGCTACCGGTTGCGTTACTCCCGGGACGGCCACCGCTGGATGGACTGGAGGGACCGCTGGGGTCAGGAG GTGATTTTAGGTAATGAGGACCCTGGGGGAGTGGTGCTGAAGGACCTCGGACCCCCCATGGTGGCCCGGCTGGTTCGCTTTTACCCCCGGGCTGACCGGGTCATGAGTGTCTGTCTGCGGGTGGAGCTCTATGGCTGCCTCTGGAAGG aTGGACTCCTGTCTTACACGGCCCCCGTGGGGCAGACGATGTACTTGTCCCAGGCAGTACACCTCAACGACTCCACCTATGATGGGCACACCACACACACTGTTGGCGG GTTGCTGTACGGAGGTCTGGGGCAGCTGGCAGATGGTGTGGTGGGGCTGGATGACTTTAGGAAGAGCCAGGAACTGCGGGTCTGGCCAGGCTATGACTATGTGGGATGGAGCAACCACAGCTTCCTGGGTGGCTACGTGGAGATGGAGTTTGAATTTGACCGGCTCAGGGCTTTCCAGGCCATGCAG gTCCACTGTAACAACATGCACACCCTGGGAGCCCGCCTGCCTGGTGGGGTGGAATGTCGCTTCAAGCGGGGCCCTGCCATGGCCTGGGAGGGGGAGCCTGTGCGCCACGccctggggggcagcctgggggacCCCAGAGCCCGGGCTGTGTCAGTGCCCCTGGGCGGCCGTGTGGGCCGCTTTCTGCAGTGCCGCTTCCTCTTTGCTGGGCCTTGGTTACTCTTCAGTGAAATCTCCTTCATCTCTG ATATTGTAAATGATTCCTCTCCAGCTCTGGGGGGCACTTTCCCACCAGCTCCCTGGTGGCCACCTGGTCCACCTCCCACCAACTTCAGCAGTTTGG AGCTGGAGCCTAGAGGCCAACAGCCTGTGGCCAAGGCTGAGGGGAGCCCAACTGCCATCCTCATTGGCTGCCTGGTGGCCATCATCTTGTTGCTGCTGCTCATCATTGCCCTCATGCTCTGGCGGCTGCACTGGCGCCGGCTCCTCAGCAAG GCCGAGCGCCGGGTGTTAGAAGAGGAACTGACGGTTCATCTCTCTGTCCCGGGAGACACCATCCTAATCAACAACCGCCCAGGCCCTCTTGAGCCACCCCCCTACCAAGAGCCCCGACCTCGTGGGAATCCACCCCACTCTGCTCCCAGTGTCCCCAATGGCTCTG CGTTGCTGCTCTCCAATCCAGCCTACCGCCTCCTTCTGGCCACTTACGCCCGTCCCCCTCGGGGCCCTGGCCCCCCCACACCCGCCTGGGCCAAACCCACCAACACCCAGG CCTGCAGTGGGGACTATATGGAGCCTGAGAAGCCGGGTGCCCCActtctgcccccacctccccagaaCAGCGTCCCCCATTATGCCGAGGCTGACATTGTCACCCTGCAGGGCGTCACCGGGGGCAACACCTATGCTGTGCCCGCGCTGcccccaggggctgctggggatGGGCCTCCCAGAGTGGATTTCCCTCGATCTCGGCTCCGCTTCAAGGAGAAGCTTGGCGAGGGCCAGTTTGGGGAG GTGCACCTGTGTGAGGTAGAGAACCCGCAAGATCTGGTCAGTCTTGATTTTCCCCTTAATGTGTGCAAGGGACACCCTTTACTGGTAGCTGTCAAGATCCTACGGCCAGATGCCACCAAGAATGCCAG GAATGATTTCCTGAAGGAGGTGAAGATCATGTCGAGGCTGAAGGACCCAAACATCATCCGGCTCCTGGGCGTGTGTGTGCAGGATGACCCCCTCTGCATGATTACTGATTATATGGAGAATGGTGACCTTAACCAGTTCCTCAGTGCCCACCAGCTAGAAGACAAGGCGGCTGAGGGGGCCCCCAGGGACAGGGAGGCTGCCCAGGGGCCCACCATCAG CTACCCCATGCTGCTACATGTGGCGGCTCAGATTGCCTCAGGCATGCGCTATCTGGCCACACTCAACTTTGTGCATCGGGACCTGGCCACAAGGAACTGCCTGGTTGGGGAAAATTTCACCATCAAAATTGCTGATTTTGGCATGAGCCGGAACCTCTACGCTGGGGACTATTACCGCGTGCAAGGCCGGGCAGTGCTGCCCATCCGGTGGATGGCCTGGGAGTGCATCCTCATG GGGAAGTTCACAACTGCAAGTGACGTGTGGGCCTTTGGGGTGACCCTGTGGGAGGTACTGATGCTCTGCCGTGCCCAGCCCTTTGGACAGCTCACTGATGAGCAAGTCATTGAGAATGCAGGGGAGTTCTTCCGGGACCAGGGCCGTCAG GTGTACCTGTCTCGGCCCCCTTCCTGCCCGCTGGGCCTGTATGAGCTGATGCTCCGCTGCTGGAGCCGGGAGCCTGAGCAGCGACCATCCTTTTCCCAGCTACATCGGTTCCTGGCAGAAGATGCGCTCAACACGGTGTGA
- the DDR1 gene encoding epithelial discoidin domain-containing receptor 1 isoform X6, with product MGPGALSSLLLVLLLLLLVATGDADMKGHFDPAKCRYALGMQDRTIPDGDISASSSWSDSTAARHSRLESSDGDGAWCPAGPVFPKEEEYLQVDLRRLHLVALVGTQGRHAGGLGKEFSPSYRLRYSRDGHRWMDWRDRWGQEVILGNEDPGGVVLKDLGPPMVARLVRFYPRADRVMSVCLRVELYGCLWKDGLLSYTAPVGQTMYLSQAVHLNDSTYDGHTTHTVGGLLYGGLGQLADGVVGLDDFRKSQELRVWPGYDYVGWSNHSFLGGYVEMEFEFDRLRAFQAMQVHCNNMHTLGARLPGGVECRFKRGPAMAWEGEPVRHALGGSLGDPRARAVSVPLGGRVGRFLQCRFLFAGPWLLFSEISFISDIVNDSSPALGGTFPPAPWWPPGPPPTNFSSLELEPRGQQPVAKAEGSPTAILIGCLVAIILLLLLIIALMLWRLHWRRLLSKAERRVLEEELTVHLSVPGDTILINNRPGPLEPPPYQEPRPRGNPPHSAPSVPNGSACSGDYMEPEKPGAPLLPPPPQNSVPHYAEADIVTLQGVTGGNTYAVPALPPGAAGDGPPRVDFPRSRLRFKEKLGEGQFGEVHLCEVENPQDLVSLDFPLNVCKGHPLLVAVKILRPDATKNARNDFLKEVKIMSRLKDPNIIRLLGVCVQDDPLCMITDYMENGDLNQFLSAHQLEDKAAEGAPRDREAAQGPTISYPMLLHVAAQIASGMRYLATLNFVHRDLATRNCLVGENFTIKIADFGMSRNLYAGDYYRVQGRAVLPIRWMAWECILMGKFTTASDVWAFGVTLWEVLMLCRAQPFGQLTDEQVIENAGEFFRDQGRQVYLSRPPSCPLGLYELMLRCWSREPEQRPSFSQLHRFLAEDALNTV from the exons ATGGGACCAGGGGCCCTCTCATCTctactgctggtgctgctgctgctactcttAGTGGCAACTGGAGATGCTGATATGAAGGGACATTTTGACCCTG CCAAGTGCCGCTATGCCCTGGGCATGCAGGACAGGACCATTCCAGATGGTGACATATCTGCCTCCAGCTCTTGGTCAGACTCCACTGCTGCACGCCACAGCAG GCTGGAGAGTAGCGACGGGGATGGGGCATGGTGCCCCGCAGGGCCAGTCTTTCCAAAGGAGGAGGAGTACCTGCAGGTGGATCTGCGGCGGCTGCACCTGGTGGCTTTGGTGGGCACCCAGGGGCGGCATGCTGGAGGCCTGGGCAAGGAGTTCTCCCCCAGCTACCGGTTGCGTTACTCCCGGGACGGCCACCGCTGGATGGACTGGAGGGACCGCTGGGGTCAGGAG GTGATTTTAGGTAATGAGGACCCTGGGGGAGTGGTGCTGAAGGACCTCGGACCCCCCATGGTGGCCCGGCTGGTTCGCTTTTACCCCCGGGCTGACCGGGTCATGAGTGTCTGTCTGCGGGTGGAGCTCTATGGCTGCCTCTGGAAGG aTGGACTCCTGTCTTACACGGCCCCCGTGGGGCAGACGATGTACTTGTCCCAGGCAGTACACCTCAACGACTCCACCTATGATGGGCACACCACACACACTGTTGGCGG GTTGCTGTACGGAGGTCTGGGGCAGCTGGCAGATGGTGTGGTGGGGCTGGATGACTTTAGGAAGAGCCAGGAACTGCGGGTCTGGCCAGGCTATGACTATGTGGGATGGAGCAACCACAGCTTCCTGGGTGGCTACGTGGAGATGGAGTTTGAATTTGACCGGCTCAGGGCTTTCCAGGCCATGCAG gTCCACTGTAACAACATGCACACCCTGGGAGCCCGCCTGCCTGGTGGGGTGGAATGTCGCTTCAAGCGGGGCCCTGCCATGGCCTGGGAGGGGGAGCCTGTGCGCCACGccctggggggcagcctgggggacCCCAGAGCCCGGGCTGTGTCAGTGCCCCTGGGCGGCCGTGTGGGCCGCTTTCTGCAGTGCCGCTTCCTCTTTGCTGGGCCTTGGTTACTCTTCAGTGAAATCTCCTTCATCTCTG ATATTGTAAATGATTCCTCTCCAGCTCTGGGGGGCACTTTCCCACCAGCTCCCTGGTGGCCACCTGGTCCACCTCCCACCAACTTCAGCAGTTTGG AGCTGGAGCCTAGAGGCCAACAGCCTGTGGCCAAGGCTGAGGGGAGCCCAACTGCCATCCTCATTGGCTGCCTGGTGGCCATCATCTTGTTGCTGCTGCTCATCATTGCCCTCATGCTCTGGCGGCTGCACTGGCGCCGGCTCCTCAGCAAG GCCGAGCGCCGGGTGTTAGAAGAGGAACTGACGGTTCATCTCTCTGTCCCGGGAGACACCATCCTAATCAACAACCGCCCAGGCCCTCTTGAGCCACCCCCCTACCAAGAGCCCCGACCTCGTGGGAATCCACCCCACTCTGCTCCCAGTGTCCCCAATGGCTCTG CCTGCAGTGGGGACTATATGGAGCCTGAGAAGCCGGGTGCCCCActtctgcccccacctccccagaaCAGCGTCCCCCATTATGCCGAGGCTGACATTGTCACCCTGCAGGGCGTCACCGGGGGCAACACCTATGCTGTGCCCGCGCTGcccccaggggctgctggggatGGGCCTCCCAGAGTGGATTTCCCTCGATCTCGGCTCCGCTTCAAGGAGAAGCTTGGCGAGGGCCAGTTTGGGGAG GTGCACCTGTGTGAGGTAGAGAACCCGCAAGATCTGGTCAGTCTTGATTTTCCCCTTAATGTGTGCAAGGGACACCCTTTACTGGTAGCTGTCAAGATCCTACGGCCAGATGCCACCAAGAATGCCAG GAATGATTTCCTGAAGGAGGTGAAGATCATGTCGAGGCTGAAGGACCCAAACATCATCCGGCTCCTGGGCGTGTGTGTGCAGGATGACCCCCTCTGCATGATTACTGATTATATGGAGAATGGTGACCTTAACCAGTTCCTCAGTGCCCACCAGCTAGAAGACAAGGCGGCTGAGGGGGCCCCCAGGGACAGGGAGGCTGCCCAGGGGCCCACCATCAG CTACCCCATGCTGCTACATGTGGCGGCTCAGATTGCCTCAGGCATGCGCTATCTGGCCACACTCAACTTTGTGCATCGGGACCTGGCCACAAGGAACTGCCTGGTTGGGGAAAATTTCACCATCAAAATTGCTGATTTTGGCATGAGCCGGAACCTCTACGCTGGGGACTATTACCGCGTGCAAGGCCGGGCAGTGCTGCCCATCCGGTGGATGGCCTGGGAGTGCATCCTCATG GGGAAGTTCACAACTGCAAGTGACGTGTGGGCCTTTGGGGTGACCCTGTGGGAGGTACTGATGCTCTGCCGTGCCCAGCCCTTTGGACAGCTCACTGATGAGCAAGTCATTGAGAATGCAGGGGAGTTCTTCCGGGACCAGGGCCGTCAG GTGTACCTGTCTCGGCCCCCTTCCTGCCCGCTGGGCCTGTATGAGCTGATGCTCCGCTGCTGGAGCCGGGAGCCTGAGCAGCGACCATCCTTTTCCCAGCTACATCGGTTCCTGGCAGAAGATGCGCTCAACACGGTGTGA